A genome region from Dickeya dadantii NCPPB 898 includes the following:
- the ytfT gene encoding galactofuranose ABC transporter, ATP-binding protein YtfT, with translation MLRSQLKPGSDKRPFRWPSLRLPQGMPQIVALALVLLVDSLVASHFFQIVVQDGRLFGSPIDILNRAAPVALLAIGMTLVIATGGIDLSVGAIMAIAGAVAASLTVQGYSLPVVLLASLGVGMLAGLWNGILVAVLKIQPFVATLILMVAGRGIAQLITAGQIVTFNSPPLAWLGSGALLWFPTPVIIALVTLLLFWLLVRRTALGLFIESVGINIRAAKNAGVSTRAMVTMTYMLSGLCAAIAGVIVTADIRGADANNAGLWLELDAILAVVIGGGSLMGGRFNLALSVVGALIIQGMNTGILLSGFPPELNQVVKAIVVLCVLIVQSPRFMTLLRGAGHHDKA, from the coding sequence ATGCTTCGCTCACAGCTCAAACCGGGCTCCGACAAACGTCCGTTTCGCTGGCCGTCGTTACGGTTGCCGCAGGGGATGCCGCAGATCGTCGCGCTGGCGCTGGTACTGCTGGTGGACAGCCTGGTCGCCAGCCACTTTTTCCAGATCGTAGTGCAGGATGGTCGCCTGTTCGGCAGCCCTATCGATATCCTCAACCGGGCGGCGCCGGTGGCGCTGCTGGCTATCGGCATGACGCTGGTGATCGCCACCGGCGGCATCGACCTGTCGGTCGGCGCCATCATGGCGATCGCCGGCGCGGTGGCGGCATCGCTCACCGTGCAGGGCTACAGCCTGCCGGTGGTGTTGCTGGCGTCGCTCGGCGTCGGCATGCTGGCCGGGCTGTGGAACGGCATTCTGGTCGCGGTTCTGAAGATCCAGCCGTTCGTCGCCACCCTGATTCTAATGGTGGCCGGGCGCGGCATCGCCCAGTTGATCACCGCCGGGCAGATCGTCACCTTCAACTCGCCGCCGCTGGCGTGGCTCGGCAGCGGCGCGCTGTTGTGGTTCCCGACGCCGGTGATCATCGCGTTGGTCACCTTGCTTCTGTTCTGGCTGCTGGTGCGCCGAACCGCGCTGGGGCTGTTCATCGAATCGGTGGGGATCAACATCCGGGCGGCGAAAAACGCCGGGGTCAGCACCCGCGCCATGGTCACGATGACCTATATGCTGAGCGGGCTGTGCGCCGCCATCGCCGGGGTGATCGTCACCGCCGACATCCGCGGCGCCGACGCCAACAACGCCGGCCTGTGGCTGGAGCTGGACGCCATCCTCGCGGTGGTGATCGGCGGCGGCTCGCTGATGGGCGGGCGCTTCAATCTGGCGCTCTCGGTGGTGGGCGCGCTGATCATTCAGGGCATGAACACCGGTATTCTGCTGTCCGGCTTTCCGCCGGAACTCAATCAGGTGGTGAAAGCCATCGTGGTGTTGTGCGTGTTGATCGTTCAGTCACCGCGCTTTATGACCTTGCTACGAGGAGCTGGCCATCATGATAAAGCGTAA
- the yjfF gene encoding galactofuranose ABC transporter, permease protein YjfF, with the protein MIKRNLPLMITLAVFVLGYLYCLTQFPGFASTRVICNILTDNAFLGIIAVGMTFVILSGGIDLSVGSVIAFTGVFLAKAIGVWGLSPLAAFPLILLMGCAFGAFMGWLIDALKIPAFIITLAGMFFLRGASYLVSKESLPINHPIYETLSSLAWVIPGGGRLSAMGLLMLMVVAVGIVLARHTRFGNEVYAIGGNSTSANLMGISTRSTTIRIYMLSTGLATLAGIVFSIYTSAGYALAGVGVELDAIASVVIGGTLLSGGVGTVLGTLFGVAIQGLIQTYINFDGTLSSWWTKIAIGVLLFVFIALQRGLTALWENRQNAPVRRIAPHG; encoded by the coding sequence ATGATAAAGCGTAATCTGCCGCTGATGATTACCCTGGCGGTGTTCGTGCTGGGTTATCTGTACTGCCTGACGCAGTTTCCCGGCTTCGCCTCCACCCGGGTGATCTGCAACATTCTTACCGACAACGCCTTTCTTGGCATCATCGCCGTCGGCATGACCTTTGTGATTCTCTCCGGCGGTATCGACTTGTCCGTCGGGTCGGTGATCGCTTTTACCGGCGTGTTTCTCGCCAAAGCCATCGGCGTCTGGGGGCTGTCGCCGCTGGCGGCATTCCCGCTGATTCTACTGATGGGCTGCGCCTTCGGCGCGTTCATGGGCTGGCTTATCGACGCGCTGAAGATCCCGGCGTTCATTATCACCCTCGCCGGGATGTTCTTTCTGCGCGGCGCCAGCTATCTGGTGTCGAAAGAATCCCTGCCGATCAACCATCCGATCTACGAGACGCTCTCCAGTCTGGCGTGGGTCATTCCCGGCGGCGGACGACTCAGCGCGATGGGGTTGTTGATGCTGATGGTCGTCGCCGTCGGCATCGTGCTGGCCCGCCATACTCGCTTTGGTAACGAGGTCTACGCTATCGGCGGCAACAGCACCTCCGCTAACCTGATGGGCATCTCCACCCGCAGCACCACCATCCGCATTTACATGCTGTCCACTGGGCTGGCGACCCTCGCCGGCATCGTATTCTCCATTTACACCTCGGCAGGCTATGCGCTGGCCGGGGTCGGGGTCGAACTGGACGCCATCGCGTCGGTGGTGATCGGCGGCACGCTGCTGAGCGGCGGCGTCGGCACCGTGCTCGGTACGTTATTCGGCGTGGCGATTCAGGGGCTGATTCAAACCTACATCAATTTCGACGGCACCCTAAGCTCCTGGTGGACCAAGATTGCCATCGGCGTACTGCTGTTTGTGTTCATCGCCCTGCAACGCGGGCTGACCGCGCTGTGGGAAAACCGCCAGAATGCGCCGGTGCGCCGTATCGCCCCGCACGGATAA
- a CDS encoding phosphatidylserine decarboxylase family protein gives MTRSKNHTASTPEVDYESSGHSLLTLDNAGPIQMGFWVPNRVWATAKFLMPLREHIANRKQTNTLTPMQPVLQNFKNWVTNHSVYRMWLNSMIEQSNAYVASLPESTRKEISDDGDATWIDSYDSFFEILNEIITTSPSFNTTAQVGTPMNAFLAVAMGTEAGVALFHDATFNQQFRQVLDAWNCFLKSSASLDKLDIAQPEKAGSWISKAAHQAGVWHQMQHDPNLPGYGFASWNDFFIRQFVPGARPFQGDPNTQVDIGCETTPWRYADQLQLESRFWVKDIPYSLLDLFGGQRQWAKLFEGGQLYQGFLSATHYHRWNAPLDGFLVRSWVEPGTYFAQRPGQGEDQGTWEGTESQPYLGHVAARAVFIFRHKTCGYVALICIGMVEVSSCVIEPSTFIVEESAEPVGITRGVEIGHFEFGGSTHMMIFQKDRVALEKWAIDAARHRNDKNPTPLGSVIATALHKSQ, from the coding sequence ATGACTCGCTCCAAAAACCACACCGCAAGCACACCGGAAGTAGATTACGAAAGCAGCGGGCACAGCCTGCTGACCCTGGATAACGCCGGGCCGATCCAGATGGGGTTTTGGGTGCCCAACCGGGTATGGGCTACCGCCAAATTTCTGATGCCGCTGCGCGAACATATCGCCAACAGAAAACAGACCAATACCCTGACGCCGATGCAGCCCGTGCTCCAGAACTTTAAAAACTGGGTGACCAACCACAGCGTCTACCGCATGTGGCTCAATAGCATGATCGAACAATCCAACGCCTATGTTGCTTCTCTGCCCGAATCCACCCGTAAGGAGATCAGCGACGATGGCGACGCCACCTGGATAGACAGCTACGACAGCTTCTTCGAGATCCTCAACGAAATCATCACTACCTCGCCGTCGTTCAACACCACCGCACAAGTCGGGACACCGATGAATGCGTTTCTGGCGGTGGCGATGGGGACAGAAGCAGGCGTGGCGCTGTTCCACGACGCGACGTTCAACCAGCAGTTTCGCCAGGTGCTGGACGCCTGGAACTGCTTCCTGAAAAGCAGCGCCTCACTCGACAAGCTCGATATCGCACAGCCGGAAAAAGCCGGTTCCTGGATCTCCAAAGCCGCGCATCAGGCCGGCGTCTGGCACCAGATGCAGCACGATCCCAACCTGCCGGGCTACGGTTTCGCCAGCTGGAACGATTTCTTTATCCGTCAGTTCGTCCCCGGCGCGCGCCCATTCCAGGGTGATCCGAACACCCAGGTCGACATCGGCTGTGAAACCACGCCGTGGCGCTACGCCGACCAGTTGCAGCTGGAGAGCCGATTCTGGGTCAAAGACATACCTTATTCGCTGCTCGATCTGTTCGGCGGGCAGCGGCAATGGGCCAAACTGTTCGAGGGAGGGCAGCTCTATCAAGGGTTCCTCTCCGCCACCCACTATCATCGCTGGAACGCGCCGTTGGACGGTTTTCTGGTGCGTTCCTGGGTAGAGCCGGGCACTTACTTCGCTCAGCGTCCCGGACAGGGTGAAGATCAGGGCACCTGGGAAGGCACCGAGTCGCAACCTTACCTCGGTCACGTGGCCGCGCGCGCGGTGTTTATTTTCCGGCACAAGACCTGCGGCTATGTGGCGCTAATCTGCATCGGCATGGTGGAAGTCTCCAGCTGCGTGATCGAACCCAGCACCTTTATCGTTGAAGAGAGCGCCGAGCCGGTCGGCATCACCCGCGGCGTCGAAATCGGTCACTTCGAATTCGGCGGATCGACCCACATGATGATCTTCCAGAAAGATCGGGTGGCGTTGGAAAAATGGGCCATCGACGCCGCCCGTCACCGTAACGATAAAAATCCCACCCCGCTGGGCAGCGTGATCGCCACCGCGCTTCACAAAAGCCAATAA
- a CDS encoding dipeptidase, whose amino-acid sequence MCTTMIITRGATADGSTMVTHSDDDELSDQRFIHVPAQHHAPGSLRGVIDGTNVSYPRIVSQDRGAGYQTPGWPETPLIGAIPQVEHTYAYFDGNYGIMNEHHLMFGECTNGARYEPTHVTVEQAAENDTHCRLFYSAELSRIALERCKTAREAVDLMGSLIDTYGYFSTGETLLVADENEGWVFEMCALPDEVYHSAWVAQRVPDGTVFVAANEFRIREIRENDPAQRFSRHLLPGLKKVGWATPEQGPVDWLKSVSWGEYNHPYYSLRRVWRIFDRINPDLGLSPWVNGGSYTTDYPFSVTPKTPLVARDLFALYRDHYEGTPFDLTKGVAAGPYGDPNRYVGPYDGNQNNVSADHTLLGAWERAISVFYQGYTYVAQTRPAAPELTRGIVWFGPDVAYTTCFAPFPAKLPDLPAAYQSGDPQQFDRRAAWWAFDFVANWARLNYQRMYHVDIRPLQQILEAQQDARVAEWDNAMAQQPDPAQLARLCEHNADEVLARWWGLADMLIAKYSDGYINPPPLRPQNLPAIPIGYPADWLSITNYRDGPISYDMPVAPAATRR is encoded by the coding sequence ATGTGTACCACAATGATTATCACCCGCGGCGCCACCGCCGACGGTTCCACGATGGTGACCCATTCGGACGATGACGAATTGTCGGATCAGCGTTTTATCCATGTACCGGCACAGCATCATGCGCCGGGCAGCCTGCGCGGGGTCATCGACGGCACCAACGTCAGCTATCCGCGCATCGTCAGCCAGGACCGGGGTGCCGGCTACCAGACGCCCGGCTGGCCGGAAACGCCGTTGATCGGCGCCATTCCCCAGGTTGAGCACACCTACGCCTACTTCGACGGCAACTACGGCATCATGAATGAACACCATCTGATGTTCGGCGAATGCACCAACGGAGCCAGGTACGAGCCGACGCACGTCACCGTGGAACAAGCGGCCGAAAACGACACCCATTGCCGCCTGTTCTACAGCGCCGAGCTGTCGCGCATTGCGCTGGAACGCTGCAAAACCGCCCGGGAGGCGGTGGACCTGATGGGATCGCTGATTGACACCTACGGTTATTTCTCTACCGGCGAAACCCTGCTGGTCGCGGATGAAAACGAAGGCTGGGTGTTTGAAATGTGCGCGCTGCCGGATGAAGTCTACCACTCGGCCTGGGTGGCCCAGCGTGTCCCGGACGGCACCGTCTTCGTGGCGGCGAACGAATTCCGTATCCGGGAAATCCGGGAGAACGACCCAGCGCAGCGGTTTTCCCGCCACCTGCTGCCTGGGCTGAAAAAAGTCGGCTGGGCGACGCCGGAACAAGGCCCGGTCGACTGGCTGAAATCGGTCAGTTGGGGGGAATACAACCACCCCTACTATTCGCTGCGCCGCGTCTGGCGCATCTTCGATCGCATCAACCCGGATCTCGGCCTTAGCCCGTGGGTGAACGGCGGCAGCTACACTACCGACTACCCTTTCTCGGTCACGCCCAAAACTCCGCTCGTCGCTCGCGACCTGTTCGCGCTGTACCGCGACCACTACGAAGGCACCCCGTTCGACCTGACCAAAGGCGTCGCGGCCGGCCCCTATGGCGATCCCAACCGCTACGTCGGCCCCTACGACGGCAACCAGAACAATGTCTCCGCCGACCACACGCTGCTCGGTGCCTGGGAACGCGCCATCTCGGTGTTCTACCAGGGCTATACCTACGTGGCGCAAACCCGTCCCGCCGCGCCGGAGCTGACTCGCGGCATCGTCTGGTTTGGCCCGGACGTGGCTTACACTACCTGTTTTGCCCCCTTCCCGGCCAAACTCCCCGACCTGCCCGCCGCCTACCAGAGCGGCGATCCCCAGCAGTTTGATCGCCGGGCGGCATGGTGGGCGTTCGATTTCGTTGCCAACTGGGCACGACTCAATTATCAGCGGATGTACCACGTGGATATCCGGCCGTTGCAGCAAATTCTGGAAGCACAACAGGACGCGCGCGTGGCGGAGTGGGACAACGCCATGGCGCAGCAGCCGGATCCGGCGCAACTGGCCCGGCTGTGCGAGCACAACGCCGACGAGGTGCTCGCCCGTTGGTGGGGGCTGGCGGATATGCTGATCGCCAAATACTCCGACGGCTACATCAATCCGCCGCCGCTCCGCCCGCAGAACCTACCCGCCATTCCCATCGGTTACCCGGCCGACTGGTTGAGCATCACCAATTATCGCGACGGGCCGATAAGCTACGACATGCCGGTCGCCCCGGCGGCAACCCGCCGATGA
- a CDS encoding aldehyde dehydrogenase family protein, giving the protein MPAPVMFDAPSGIFDSLDDAVQAAAQAQQQLTSVELRQQVIKAIRVAGERYAQVLAEMAVAETGMGRVVDKYVKNVSQARHTPGIECLSAEVLTGDNGLTLIENAPWGVVASVTPSTNPAATVINNAISMIAAGNSVVFAPHPSAKKVSLRTISLLNKAIVATGGPENLLVSVADPNIETAQRLFRYPGIGLLVVTGGEAVVEAARKHTDKRLIAAGAGNPPVVVDETADLPKAARAIVKGASFDNNIICADEKVLIVVDSVADALLAEMQRNHAVLLTPEQTERLLPALLSDIDAQGKGRVNRDYVGRDAAKLAAAIGLEVNEHTRLLLAETDAGHPFAVTELMMPVLPVVRVKNVDDAIALAVKLENGCRHTAAMHSTNIRNLNRMANAINTSIFVKNGPCIAGLGLGGEGWTSMTISTPTGEGVTSARTFVRLRRCVLVDMFRIA; this is encoded by the coding sequence ATGCCCGCCCCGGTGATGTTTGATGCGCCGAGCGGTATTTTCGACTCGCTTGACGATGCGGTTCAGGCCGCGGCGCAGGCTCAGCAGCAGTTGACCAGCGTTGAACTGCGCCAGCAGGTGATTAAAGCCATTCGCGTGGCCGGCGAACGCTACGCGCAGGTGCTGGCGGAAATGGCGGTGGCCGAAACCGGTATGGGCCGCGTAGTCGATAAATACGTCAAAAACGTGTCTCAGGCGCGCCATACACCAGGAATCGAATGCCTGTCGGCGGAAGTGCTGACCGGCGATAACGGCCTGACGCTGATCGAAAACGCGCCCTGGGGCGTCGTCGCCTCGGTCACGCCGTCCACCAACCCGGCGGCCACGGTGATCAACAACGCCATCAGCATGATCGCGGCGGGCAACAGCGTGGTGTTCGCGCCCCATCCGTCGGCGAAAAAGGTGTCGTTGCGCACCATCAGCCTGCTCAACAAAGCGATTGTCGCGACAGGCGGCCCGGAGAACCTGCTGGTCAGCGTCGCCGACCCGAATATCGAAACCGCGCAGCGTCTGTTCCGCTACCCCGGCATCGGCCTGCTGGTGGTCACCGGCGGCGAAGCGGTGGTGGAAGCGGCGCGCAAGCATACCGACAAACGGTTGATCGCCGCCGGAGCGGGCAACCCGCCGGTGGTGGTGGATGAAACCGCCGACCTTCCGAAAGCCGCCCGCGCCATCGTCAAAGGCGCCTCGTTCGACAACAACATCATCTGCGCCGACGAGAAGGTGCTGATCGTGGTGGACAGCGTGGCCGACGCGCTGCTGGCGGAGATGCAGCGCAACCATGCGGTGCTGCTCACGCCGGAACAGACCGAGCGGTTGCTGCCCGCGCTGCTGAGCGATATCGACGCGCAGGGTAAAGGCCGCGTCAACCGTGACTATGTCGGCCGCGACGCCGCCAAACTCGCCGCCGCCATCGGGCTGGAGGTCAACGAGCACACTCGCTTGCTGTTGGCGGAAACCGATGCCGGCCACCCGTTCGCCGTCACCGAACTGATGATGCCGGTGCTGCCGGTGGTACGGGTGAAAAATGTGGATGACGCCATCGCACTGGCGGTCAAACTGGAAAACGGCTGTCGCCACACCGCGGCGATGCACTCCACCAACATCCGCAACCTGAACCGGATGGCCAACGCCATCAACACCAGTATTTTCGTGAAAAACGGCCCCTGTATCGCCGGGCTGGGGCTGGGCGGCGAAGGCTGGACCTCGATGACTATCTCGACCCCGACCGGCGAAGGCGTCACCTCGGCCCGCACCTTCGTCCGTCTGCGCCGCTGCGTACTGGTGGACATGTTCCGTATCGCCTGA
- the eutR gene encoding HTH-type transcriptional regulator EutR produces the protein MKHNPVNLHHLDAVRRLSATTAMSPGDNVHQRQTQDVYAQSRTITAWQQIYDQVSPGHFNGELQEILLDGIQLCHEYTSLALRQSCMVWPDSFWFGIPARHVGTGFIGSHPISDSAIAVSPGGKEFELNTPDDYAILGVVVSHDELLQYTDALEEPEQLTRLLAQSATLLVEPRRREIFWSFLREALWYGGHEPQRLRHSNAVKVLKHNLLTTVISFLESAQPAVAGTAHTDKRIGYRSLIGRAREYVLSQQSEPVTVLDLCRRLHVSRRTLQNAFCDVLGCGPNAWLKMIRLNAVRRELISPYSCHRTVQDAAMQWGFWHLSQFACDYQRLFDEKPSVTLKARLAG, from the coding sequence ATGAAACATAACCCGGTCAACCTGCATCATCTGGATGCGGTGCGCCGTCTTTCGGCAACAACAGCAATGTCGCCGGGCGATAACGTGCATCAGCGCCAGACTCAGGACGTCTACGCCCAGTCCCGCACCATTACCGCCTGGCAGCAAATTTACGATCAGGTTTCGCCGGGGCATTTCAACGGCGAGCTACAGGAAATCCTGCTCGACGGCATCCAGCTTTGTCACGAATACACCAGTCTGGCGCTACGCCAGTCTTGCATGGTATGGCCGGACTCCTTCTGGTTCGGCATCCCGGCCCGTCATGTCGGGACCGGCTTCATCGGCTCCCACCCCATCAGCGACAGCGCGATTGCCGTCAGCCCCGGCGGTAAAGAGTTCGAACTGAACACGCCGGACGACTACGCCATTCTGGGGGTGGTGGTTTCCCACGACGAACTGCTGCAATACACCGACGCACTGGAAGAACCGGAACAGCTGACCCGTCTGCTGGCGCAAAGCGCCACGCTGCTGGTGGAGCCGCGCAGGCGTGAAATCTTCTGGTCGTTTCTGCGTGAAGCGCTGTGGTATGGCGGCCATGAACCGCAACGCCTGCGGCATAGCAATGCGGTCAAGGTATTGAAACACAACCTGCTGACCACGGTGATCTCGTTTCTGGAAAGCGCCCAGCCGGCCGTCGCCGGCACCGCGCACACCGACAAACGCATCGGCTACCGCAGCCTGATCGGCCGCGCCAGAGAATATGTACTCAGCCAGCAGTCGGAACCGGTCACCGTGCTCGACCTGTGCCGCCGCCTGCACGTCAGCCGCCGCACGTTGCAAAACGCGTTCTGCGATGTGCTGGGGTGCGGCCCCAACGCCTGGCTGAAGATGATCCGCCTCAACGCGGTACGCCGCGAACTGATCAGTCCTTATTCCTGCCACCGTACCGTGCAGGATGCCGCCATGCAGTGGGGGTTCTGGCACCTGAGCCAGTTCGCCTGCGACTACCAGCGGCTGTTTGATGAAAAACCATCGGTAACGCTCAAAGCGCGATTAGCTGGATGA
- the yjiA gene encoding GTPase gives MTHSVPADVLPATILTGFLGAGKTTLLRHLLYADHGEKIAVIENEFGAVAIDDALLGDRATRITTLSNGCICCSSANELSDALHDLLDGIDRGELVFDRLVIECTGMADPGPVIQTFFSDERLSQRFLLDGVIALVDAVHADDQLNRHTVAQAQVGYADRLLLTKTDLAGDTSALESRLARINARASLHRVINGQIDHRQIFGVDGFMLNDRLSVSLPRFRPLIEQDNAITSLVVRLTRPVDMAAVSAVMEQLLVNCADNLLRYKGVLAIDGDDRRLLFQGVQRLYSADWDREWHADEPRESVMVFIGIRLPEDDIRRAFDALSA, from the coding sequence ATGACCCATTCAGTACCCGCAGACGTATTACCCGCGACCATTCTCACCGGCTTTCTCGGCGCCGGTAAAACCACGCTGCTCCGGCACCTGTTGTACGCCGATCACGGTGAAAAGATCGCGGTGATTGAAAATGAATTCGGCGCGGTGGCGATTGATGACGCCTTGCTGGGCGACCGGGCGACCCGCATTACCACACTGAGCAACGGCTGCATCTGCTGTAGCAGCGCCAACGAGCTGTCCGACGCGCTGCATGACCTGCTGGACGGGATTGATCGCGGCGAACTGGTCTTCGACCGACTGGTGATCGAATGCACCGGTATGGCCGATCCGGGGCCGGTGATTCAGACCTTTTTTTCCGACGAGCGCCTGAGCCAGCGTTTTCTGCTGGACGGCGTGATTGCGTTGGTGGATGCGGTGCACGCCGATGACCAGTTGAACCGGCATACCGTAGCGCAGGCGCAGGTGGGCTACGCCGACCGTTTATTGCTGACCAAGACCGACCTGGCGGGCGATACCTCGGCGCTGGAGTCAAGGCTGGCACGGATCAACGCGCGCGCCAGTCTGCATCGGGTGATTAACGGCCAGATCGACCATCGCCAGATCTTCGGTGTCGACGGTTTCATGCTCAACGATCGCCTGTCGGTTTCTCTGCCGCGTTTTCGGCCGTTGATCGAACAGGATAACGCCATCACTTCGCTGGTGGTGCGGCTGACGCGCCCAGTGGACATGGCGGCGGTATCGGCGGTGATGGAGCAATTGTTGGTCAACTGCGCCGACAACCTGCTGCGTTATAAAGGCGTGCTGGCGATCGACGGTGATGACCGTCGCCTGCTGTTTCAGGGGGTGCAGCGGCTCTACAGCGCCGACTGGGACCGGGAATGGCACGCCGATGAACCGCGCGAAAGCGTGATGGTGTTTATCGGCATCCGGTTGCCGGAAGACGACATACGCCGCGCGTTTGATGCGCTGAGTGCGTGA
- a CDS encoding YbdD/YjiX family protein — protein sequence MFGNLGKAGKYLGQAARMLVGIPDYDNYVQHMQTNHPDQDVMSYEEFFRERQQARYGGSGKGGFRCC from the coding sequence ATGTTCGGAAACCTTGGGAAAGCGGGAAAATACCTGGGACAGGCCGCCAGAATGCTGGTGGGCATCCCGGATTACGATAATTATGTGCAGCACATGCAGACCAACCACCCGGACCAGGACGTCATGAGCTACGAGGAGTTTTTCCGCGAGCGCCAGCAGGCACGCTACGGCGGCAGCGGCAAAGGCGGTTTTCGGTGCTGTTGA